TGATAATAGCAGATGAACTTGGATATATTTCTTTTGATAAAGAAGCCTCTGAGCTCTTATTCACCTATCTTTCCTTAAGAGCAGGAAGAAAATCTACAATAATAACTACAAATTTATCATTTGAAAGGTGGGATGAAATATTTAAAGATCCAGTAATGACAGCTGCAATAATAGATAGACTTACACATAAATCATATATTGTAAATATGAATGGTAATTCTTATAGATTAAAAGAAACTAAACTTTGGTTAGAAAAGCAATAATTTTTTTACCTTAACTAGAGGAGAATTCGATTAGAATTTAGAGGAAATTTCGGTTGACAAATACAGTACTAGAAGAGCTGCAAGCAAAGGTGTGAAAAGAGAGAAGTACAGTAGGCAGTATGCCTTTAGTAGTAAAATGAAATGTGCTTTCTGTGGTGGAACAATAGGACGACGTTCTTAGCATGGTAATACTAAGAATAAAAAAGTAGTTTGGGCATGTATTACCGGAACTAAAAAAGGTAAAAAATATTGCCCTCACAGTAAAGGTATTAGTGAATCTGCGATTGAAGATGCATTTGTCGATGCGTTTAATACGTTAACAACCAGCAATAGAGGTATGGTTGAAGAGTTTCTTCAAAATATTGAAGAGACTATCGGTGAATCCACAGTTACCAAAAAGCTCAAAAAGCTTAGTGATGAAAAAGAAAATTTGAAGTATAAGTTAGGTAAGCTTGTAGAAATGAATCTTGAAAATATCATTACTAAGGAAACTTACGAAGAGAAATATAATGCTACAACAATGGAGCTTGAAAGAGTTGAAGAAGAGTTAAGTAATCTTGATGAAGCTTATGAGCAAGAAAAGCAACTGAAAGATAAACTTAGATCTTTCAGAAAAGCATTTGATAACAATGAAGCTTTAGAATCATTTGATCGTGAAATATTTGAAAATGTTATTGATCATGTGATTGTTGGAAAAAAAAATGAAGATGGGACACA
The window above is part of the Clostridiisalibacter paucivorans DSM 22131 genome. Proteins encoded here:
- a CDS encoding ATP-binding protein; translation: IIADELGYISFDKEASELLFTYLSLRAGRKSTIITTNLSFERWDEIFKDPVMTAAIIDRLTHKSYIVNMNGNSYRLKETKLWLEKQ